The genomic window TTCAGGAAATCGGCGTTTGGCTGGAGGACGAACTCCTCATTCCCCACCTCACAATATGGAAAAATCTTTGGCTTGTTTCAGCCTGCCTCTCCCTTCCTTTCCGTCAAAGGAAGGGACTCATCACAAAATGTCTTGTATCAGCTGGGATTTGGGATATGCGGAATAGAACGATTGATTCCCTCTCTCGTCGGGAGAGGGGAATAGTAAACGCCATAAGAGCGACATTTCATAATCCATCCCTTCTCCTTTTGGATGAGCCGGAAAGCGAGCTAGATTCCCAGGGAATGCGATTCATCCTTCAACAAATCTCTCGCCTGCGAGAGGAAAAACAAACAGCGGTTCTCTGGGCGAGCTCTAAGGGAGAATGGTTTGAGAACGCCGATAGGGTGGCGATTATGAAAAAAGGGAAGATTATAGCCTTTGATACACCCCTTAATCTCAAGAGATTGATTTCCCGTGAGCTTTATAAACCGGGGGAAATTCCGCCACAATCTATAAGCTTAAGAGAGGTATATAAAGTCCTCATAGGTGAGAGAAATGCTTAAATTGGAGGTTGGTTTACTCGTTTTCTGGATGGAATTTGCCTGGGCAATCAGAAGCAAGCTCTATCTTTCCTATATAGCCATCCCCGTTTTCTTCTATCTCGTTTCTTTATCAGCCAGAGCAATAAAACAAATTCCTTCTCCCATCTACTTTCTGCCCAGCGCTATAGCTCTTACCTTCCTCATCACTTCATTCTTGATTTCTTTTGGATTTGTTCAACGAGGGAAGAGCTATTGGAATTTGAGCAGGCTCAGCGGCACTCCTCCCCTATATGTCTTTCTGGGACAGTTATTTTTCTCCTCGCTTGTTGCTATTTTGCAGGCTATCTTGCTTTTCCTTCTCATTCGTCTTTTCTCA from bacterium includes these protein-coding regions:
- a CDS encoding ABC transporter ATP-binding protein, which gives rise to MESYISLIYLSFSLNMNKMIPQIYGLKAIEVENLSKRKGETLVLESINFSIEMGEFVGLLGSAGAGKSTLLRILAALEKPDSGKISLLGHERKPRAKFPFQEIGVWLEDELLIPHLTIWKNLWLVSACLSLPFRQRKGLITKCLVSAGIWDMRNRTIDSLSRRERGIVNAIRATFHNPSLLLLDEPESELDSQGMRFILQQISRLREEKQTAVLWASSKGEWFENADRVAIMKKGKIIAFDTPLNLKRLISRELYKPGEIPPQSISLREVYKVLIGERNA